The following proteins come from a genomic window of Thiothrix winogradskyi:
- the rlmH gene encoding 23S rRNA (pseudouridine(1915)-N(3))-methyltransferase RlmH, with the protein MRIHLLAIGTKMPGWVNTGTEEYAGRMPPQCQLLIREIAAEKRTKNSDLNRIRQSEGEKLLAAIPDGNLVITLDVKGKPWSTEQLAQQLDSWMMSGRDVSLLVGGPEGLSPACLQRAEQSWSLSPLTFPHPLVRIVVAEQLFRAWSILTNHPYHRGD; encoded by the coding sequence GTGCGTATTCACTTATTAGCCATCGGCACGAAAATGCCGGGGTGGGTCAACACCGGCACGGAAGAATACGCGGGGCGAATGCCGCCGCAATGTCAGTTGTTGATTCGCGAGATTGCTGCCGAGAAACGCACTAAAAACAGCGATTTGAATCGCATTCGACAGAGTGAAGGTGAAAAGTTGCTGGCAGCGATTCCTGACGGCAATCTCGTGATTACGCTCGATGTAAAAGGCAAGCCTTGGTCAACCGAACAGCTTGCCCAGCAACTCGATAGCTGGATGATGTCGGGTCGCGATGTCAGCTTACTGGTTGGCGGCCCTGAGGGTTTGTCGCCAGCGTGCTTGCAACGCGCGGAGCAAAGTTGGTCGCTGTCGCCGTTAACGTTCCCCCATCCGCTCGTGCGGATTGTGGTGGCGGAACAACTGTTTCGTGCCTGGAGTATTTTGACTAACCACCCTTACCATCGCGGGGATTAA
- the rsfS gene encoding ribosome silencing factor: MELETLKQLVVTTLDDMKGQDIKTIDVRGKSSITDMMVIVTGNSNRHVKSLADAVELAVKEAGVQPLGIEGDAQSDWVLLDLNDIILHVMLASTRDYYNLEKLWEVGEGLPQSRPGMLGAPD, translated from the coding sequence ATGGAACTCGAAACACTTAAGCAATTAGTAGTGACCACACTGGACGATATGAAAGGTCAAGACATCAAGACGATTGATGTTCGTGGCAAATCGTCCATCACCGATATGATGGTAATCGTGACAGGCAACTCCAACCGGCACGTTAAATCCCTAGCGGATGCGGTTGAACTGGCAGTAAAAGAAGCAGGCGTACAACCACTGGGCATCGAAGGCGACGCTCAATCCGACTGGGTATTGCTTGACCTAAATGACATTATCCTACACGTCATGCTCGCCAGCACCCGCGACTACTACAATCTGGAAAAGCTCTGGGAAGTCGGCGAAGGTTTGCCGCAATCCCGTCCCGGTATGCTGGGTGCGCCGGACTAA